The genome window TGGAGACAAACTAGCAAGAGTCTTCCGGTAGCGCTCATTGCGGCGCAGTCTTTCAGCAGCGGACCTTAGAAGCGTGAGACTGGGAAACCCAGAGTGCGTCCGCGATTACGCGGACCGTAACTCCTTGCTAAAGGAACTTCGGAACAGATCCGTACGCGATCGCTGGGGTTTCGATGCACAGGTAAAGTTCTGTATTGGAACGCTTTTCGCGAACGCCGCGGGACTTCGCGTGTCGGAGAGTAAGCGCGAATTGTTCCCTATTCATGACGATGGCAACCCATTAGCAAATCCGGGTGCACTCGAGTGGGTTCCTAACAAACCGCGTTAAGGTCATACTGGCTTCGATCCAAAGGGTTTGGCTGACGAGTTCGCGTTCGAGTTGTCGACACTGCTGGCTAGCTAAAGGATCGCATCCACGCCTGCCTCACCGCGTGCTGGCCGATCGGCAAGGACGGCTACGCTACCCTAGCCAGCCTCGATCCCAAAGCCCGGAGCGTCTTGCCGCCGAGCGCACCCCGGATCGCCTTGCAGCTGAGCCACCGAGCCGGCAAAGTGTCTCGTCACCCGGCTCGCTCAGACCAGCCCAGCGGCAAAGCGATCCCCGCGGCTAGGCTGGCAAGGCGCTAAGTTGCTTTGCCGATCGGACGGCTATGCGGCGAGGCCGGTGTAGATGTTGGGGCCTGCAACGAAACAGGCACCGCGGATCGCGGAGCCGTGCATTCGGGAGGTTGATGCGAGCTAACTCGGTTTTGCCTATGGCCTGCCTTCAGTGATGCAAAGAACACTTGACATATTGTAAAGCAGGCTTTACCATCGCGGTATGAAGCTTCGCGGCAAACGACGTACCCTTTTCTTCACGTGGTTCGCTATTTTCGCAATCGTCCTGACGATCGTAACGAACGCCTTACCGCCGTACCGTCTAGATGGAGTTCACGTCGTAGTAGCCGTGTTGACATTGATACCCGTCGTAATGGTGTTCAGAGAATGCTACTTGTTCTTCCTTGAGATCGACGAGATGCAGCGACGCATACAAACGATCGCTCTACTAGTCACGCTTTTGGCTGCGCTCGCGATGGTCCTCGGGATTGGCCTGCTTCAATTTGTCGCAAAAGTGCCAACCTTTAATATTTTCTGGCTGTGGATTCCAATCAGCCTCTGCTATGCTACTGCTGTTTTCGCAGCGGAGCGGCAATACATCTGAAGAACACACTGCGTGTCTTGCGAGCTGAACGCGGCTGGTCTCAAGGCGAATTGGCCGGGCGCCTGAACGTCAGCCGCCAGACCGTGAATGCGTTGGAGGTCGGTAAATACGACCCCTCACTCCAGCTAGCATTTAGAATTTCTGAATTGTTCGAACGCTCGGTCCACGACATCTTTCTTAACGACAGCAATGTGCCGTTTAGCTCAACGAAAAAAGAAACAGCATCCACGCCCGCCCTGCCGCATGGCGGCCGATCGGCGAAGCCAGCGTAGCCAGCAACGCCTGGCTTCGATCGCCAAGCCGCTGGGCTGGCAGGTGTCTCGTATTTGAGCGCCTAGCTCGATCCCAGTGTAGCGCTAACCGAGTGATTCGGATCACGCATCACTTCTTGGCGCCGGTCGCGCTCATCTAGCTGCAATACGGACGCGAAGAAGATCTATTGGCTATTGATAGCGGCGAGGGGTGCGACGTACGTTATTCCGTACTCGCTTCCGAGACGCACAATTTCTGCCAAGTCTTTTGGCGGCGTTAAGCCGCGATCTGAGATCGTAAGAAACATGCGTTCGATGCCTGCCGGAACGACGGTCATAACCATCTCACCGGGGGTGCTGCCGACGTTGAGAAACTGATGCGCCTCATTCCGCGACAAATAAACAACCGTGCCGGGCGTCGCGTCGATGACGTGCGTTCCATGCCAGAATCGAAAGTGGCCGCGTGTGATAACGTAGGTTTCATCTTCACGCGTATGAATGTGCGCTGGAGGGCCTCCGCCTGGCGGAACCACCGTATCCAACGTCACGCTGGCCCCGTGCGTCTGCGCCGCCGTGACTGCGATCGTCATCGTGATACCGAGCATTTGGAACGATACAGGCGCTGTGCCGGCGCCCGCACCGAGCGCGAAGCAGAGGCCTACAATAGCCACCGTTTGCAATGTCGCCGGCGCGATTGGTGAGTTGCGCATCATGAGCCCCCTTTGATCGGTTGCATCGTAGCATGCATCACCGAGGGGGCTAGTGCCTGCTAGCTCCTCGAGAAGGCCGTGGACGTGCCGTCGATAGGGTTCGCATCCTCGATGTCCATGCGCTCGATGAGGTCGTCAGCGACGGTGTAGACATGTCGCACTTCGGTGTCCGACAATATGTCGCCGTTTAACCCCTTGACCGACTGATGAACCTTGACTTCGATTGTGCCATCTTCGCGGTCGATCACCTCGAGCGGATCGACGTGCGGATTAAACTCAGCCCATTGCCGCGCCCAATACTCTCGAATGGCTCGTTTTCCGACGACTCGACCGCCTTCGGAGGCCTTTGGCCAACTCACGTTCTCGCTCATGAGCGCGAGCGTAGCGTCGACATCCCGACTATTAAACGCGGTGTAAATGCGAAATATCAACTCTTGTGAAGTCATCACGTCGTTGCTGAAGCCGCAGCCGCAGTTTGGGGTGTGAACAGCTCGATGATAGCCTTGTTGAATGCTGGTATGTCCTGTGGATTGCGCGCTGTTACTAGCAGCCCGTCGCGAACGGGAGCCTCGTCGACCCAGTTCCCGCCCGCGTTCCGAATATCGGTACGTAGCGATGGCCACGACGTCACGCGCTTACCACGCAGGAAATCGGTCTCGACCAACACCCACGGACCGTGGCAGATCGCCGCAATCGGCTTGTTGGCAACTTCAAATGCATGCACGAACAACATCGACTTGTTATCCGAGCGCAGCTTGTCGGGACTGCCGACGCCACCGGGTACCAAGAGCGCGTCGAATTGCGCCGGATCGGCGTCGGAAACGTTGACATCTACCGGAAACGCTTCGGCCGGAACTTCGTGCTGGGAACTCTGCACCTCACCCTTGCTCGGCGAAACGAGCTGCGTCACGGCGCCGGCTTTTTGGAGCGCCTCGCGGGGCTGCGTCATTTCGACTTGTTCGAATCCGTCGGCGACGAGGATCGCGACGCGTAGGTTCTGGAGCGGCAACGGTTGTGCGGTCATGGGCGCTTCCTACCCGGCCGCCCCACGCGAGAAACGTCGGAGGATTTGCCTCGCCGGGTTCCAAGACCGAGGGATGAGCGAGAAAATTGCACCCTGCTTATGGTTCGACGGTAACGCCGAGGACGCGGCCCAATTCTATGCGCAGACGTTTCCTGACAGCAGCGTCGACGCGGTGAATCGTGCACCCTCAGATTATCCAAGTGGCAAAGAGGGTGATGTACTCACGGTAGAGTTCACGGTCTTGGGCATGCCATTTCTCGGCCTGAACGGCGGGCCGCACTTTCGATTTAGCGAGGCAGTGTCGTTTCAGGTGTACACCGACGACCAAGCTGAAACCGACCGCTATTGGAACGCAATCGTCGCCGATGGTGGGGCCGAAAGCGAGTGTGGTTGGTGCAAGGATCGATTCGGACTCTCTTGGCAGATCGTGCCGCGCGCGTTGCTGCATGCTCTGAAAAGCGACGATGGTGCGGCCGCGAAACGCGCGATGAACGCCATGATGCAGATGCAGAAGATCGACATCGCCGCGATCGAAGCCGCAGCGAAAGGCTGATTGAGAAAATGAACGCGAACAAAGCACTGTGGGAGAAAGGCGATTTCACCCGTATCGCGGACACGATGCGCGAAAGCGGATCGGCGTTCGTCGACGGGCTCGGAATCAAACCCGGCATGAAGGTTCTCGACCTCGGCTGCGGCGACGGAACGACCGCCCTGCCGGCTGCGCGCCTCGGAGCCGATGTGCTGGGCGTGGATATCGCGAGCAATCTCGTCGAGCGAGGCAACGCGCGTGCGAAAGAAGCCGGCCTTGATAACCTTCGATTTCAAGAGGGCGATGCGTGCGATCTGGCCGGCATACCGGACGCGTCGTTCGATCTTGTGGTCAGCGTGTTCGGCGCCATGTTCGCACCGAAGCCGTTCGACGTCGCGCGAGAGATGGTACGCGTGACGCGCCCGGGCGGACGCATCGTTATGGGCAACTGGATTCCCAACGACCCGACGCTGGTCGCGCAGATCCTCAAGACCAGCGCGGCGTTCTCGCCCCCGCCTCCCGAGGGCTTCGTAAGCCCGATGTTGTGGGGCGTCGAAGCGAACGTCGTAGAGCGTTTTGGAGCGGCCGGCATCTCTCCGGAATCGATTACGTTCGAGCGCGAGACCTTTACGTTTAAGACTGCCGGCAAGCCGAGCGATCTGGTCGATCTGTTTCAGCACTACTACGGTCCGACGATGAACGCATTCGATGCCGCCGAGAAAGCCGGACGCACCGATGAACTGCGCACGCAGCTCGTCGATTTATTCGAACGGCAAAACGCCGGCAAAGGCGCGGTTGCGATTCCCGCGACGTTCCTGAAGGTCACGGTCATGAGACCAAACAGTAGCGAGGTCTAGCAGCAACGAGCTTGCTACCTGTACTTCGGGCTCCCGATGGGTCGTTGGCGACGTACGACGCGTCTCGTACTCGAGCCGCGTACGACGATCCGGCTATCGGCGACTATTGCGAGTGTCTTGGCTGTCGAAACTATCGAGCGGCTTGGAAACCGGAGTATTTCGAGTCGCAGCTTCTAGCTGCTTGCAGTAGCATAGGCATAAACCCGGCGAAGGCGTTCGAAACCGTAGACGTTGGCTCGACGGAGAGCGGGGTGTCTTACATCGGAGAGCTTCCCTTCTTCGGAGAGGTTGACGAAACGCGCCGCAAGCGTATCGAATCGTGTCAGTGGTGGTTCACACAGGTCGGATCTGGAACCGCCGCATTTGCACGCGGATTAGTCGCAATCAACTTCGAGCTCGAATTGCCTTGGGTCTTGCCCGAACCGAATCCCTACTTATAGTGAGCCGGGGGCTGCCCCGGCGGCGCCGAAGCTCAGCGATGCATGTTTTCGTACCTTACAGCCGGCGAATCGCACGGCCCCGGGTTGGTCGGCATCCTCGACGGACTGCCCGCCCATTTACGCCTGGATGTCGAGCGCATCGACGAAACGCTTCGACGCCGTCAAGGCGGCTATGGCCGCGGCGCACGCATGCAGATTGAGTCCGACGCGGTCGAGTTCTTGGCCGGCATTCGCGGCGGCGAAACGCTTGGATCCCCGATCGCAGTACTGGTGCGGAACCGAGACTACCTCAATCCAAGCGTGCGGGCGCTCATGGATCCACTTACCGGGAGTGGACCGGCGCTTACCAATCCGCGTCCGGGCCACGCCGATTTTTCAGGCGCTCTCAAATACCGTCAGCGCGATCTGCGCAACGTGCTCGAGCGCGCCAGTGCGCGCGAAACGGCGATGCGCGTGTGTCTCGGCGCGATCTGCGCGCAGTTTCTCGAAGCGCTCGGCATCACAACGCACAGTTGCGTCGATTTGATTGGCGGCGTTGAAGCGCCATCGATCGATGACTGGAACCAAGACGACGTCGACGCTTCCGAAGTGCGCGCGCCCGATGTAGAAACCGCGCAACGCATGATGGCCGCCATCGACGCCGCACGCGAGGCGGGCGATACGCTCGGCGGGCGGTTCGTTATTCGCGTCGACGGCCTTACGGCCGGTATCGGCAGCAACCGACAACCCAATCAGCGGCTCGACGGCGTTCTGGCCGGCGCATTGATGGGCATGCAGACCGCACGCAGCGTCGAGATCGGTCTTGGTGCCGAATCGGCGCGCCGTTCTGGGTCGCAAGCGCACGACACGTTTCACCTCGAGGGCGACGCCGTCGGGCGTGGCAGCAATCGGGCCGGCGGCATCGAGGGCGGCATGAGCAACGGTCAGCCACTGGTATTGCGCGTATCGGTGAAGCCGATACCGACGTTGCGCAAGGCGCTGCCGTCGGTCAACCTCCACGAAAGAGCGCATGCGCCGGCTGGAGTGGTGCGCAGCGACGTCTGTGTTGTTTCAGCCGCGTCGCTGGTGGGAGAAGCCATGGTGCGCCTCGCCCTGACCGGTCCGATTCTAGAAAAATACGGCGGCGATTCGATGGACGAAACGCTCGACAACCTGCGCCGCAGTAACGAAGCCGCCGCCGCCCTGTTCGCACAACCTGCGTCGAAGTCAGCAAGCCTCGAGTGAACTTACTTGCACGTCTGCATGACTCCAACGTGTACGTTCTCGACGAGCCATCGCTCGATCTGAACCGATTTACCATTGGAATGATCCACCCGTTCGACTTAGATGGCGAAGGCTTCCAGGCCCGCGTCTATCGTTTTTCGCCGCGTCGCGTAGAGTTCTCCCCGGCGGCTGAAGAGGCGACTCGAACAGGCTGGGGTATCGACGGAGTGGATATCACCGCTCGCGGTACCGTGACGTTGTCGAATGATGATGAACTATGGGTTCGAATCGATCTTTCTTTGCCGTGCGAAGTAGACGTAAAAAGCGTCATGCTTAAAGAGCATCCAGAAGAGGAAGGCTTGGCGTCTTACCTCGCCCTCCGCGGTCTTGAGGCAAATCGAGAGATAGCGTGGGAAACCACGCCGGTAGTTCGTTGCGAGCCCCACAGCTCGTGAAGCGTCACGTCGCACTGGTCGGATTCATGACGTCCGGAAAGTCGAGCGTGGGACAGCGGCTGGCGCGTCGGCTAAACTGCGCGTTCTACGATACCGACGCATTGGTCGAGCGTAGTCGCGGAACCATCGCCGAGATCTTCGCAAATGAAGGCGAAGCCGCATTCCGGCGCTACGAAATGGAAGCGCTCGCTAAAGCGCTCCAGCCTAAAACGCCGGCTGTCGTATCGCTAGGCGGCGGCACTCTGGGCGCTCCCGAAAATCGAGATCTATTAGAAGAGCACGCATATCGCGTATTCGTCCGTCTCTCGCCCAGGCGTGCGTACGAACGCCTGCGCCGTAGTCGCGTATCGCGGCCGCTGCTCGGTGCGGCACCCACGTGGGAAAGCGTCGAAGAACTCTATGCGCGCCGTCTGCCGCATTATGCGGCTGCCGAGTACATCGTCGACGCCGATGACGTCGCGACCCCGCGCATCGTCGATATAATAGTGGAATGGATTCGCGAGCGCAAGATCGCGATTTAACCGCCACCGTTCGCAACGAGACGCTCGACTATCCGGTGTTTATCGCCGACGATACCGAGTCCGAGTTGCGAGCGTTCGTCCGGGATCGTGGCGATACAGTCATCGTGTTATGTGACGCGGCCGTGCCGGTGCGGGCGATCGCAACGCGCGTTGCGGTGATGCTCGGCCGCGCGCGCGTACTGCCCGTGACGTTGGGTGAAGCGCATAAACGTTGGTCGACCGTCGAGCGTGTGCTGGATGCGTTGGCCGAGCATGGAGTCGAACGTTCGAACTTGATAATCGGTGTCGGGGGTGGTGTCGCGGCCGATCTGTTCGGCTTCGCGGCGGCTACGTATCTCCGCGGAGTTGCGTACGCACATGTTGCGACATCACTCGTCGCGATGGCCGACGCCGCGGTCGGCGGTAAGACCGGCGTAAACTTACGCGCCGGAAAGAACTTAGCCGGCGCGTTTTCCGACCCGGTCGCGGTGTTCTGCCCGATCCAAGCGCTCGACACCCTGCCGTTTCGCAACCTGCGCGACGGTTTGGCTGAAGTCCTCAAGTGCGGTGTCATTGCGGGTGGCGACCTCTTCGATGCGCTCGAGAACATCTCGCCGCATCCGTTCTGGCGATGGCCATGGGTCGAATGTGTTGCGGCGGCAGTAGCGGTCAAGACATCGATCGTCGCAGACGATTGTCGCGAATCGGGATCGCGAGCGTTATTGAATCTAGGGCACACGTTCGGTCATGCTTTCGAACGTGCGTCGAGCTATCGTATTTCGCATGGTGCCGGCGTCGCGCTTGGCTTGCGGGCCGCTGGATTACTCGCGCTGCGGTCCGGGCGCTTCAACGAACGCGATCATTTGCGGGTCCTGACGTTATTAGCGCTACTCGGCCTGCCGATGCAAACGCGCCTCGCTCCCGAGGTAGTGTTGGCCGCAATGCAAAGCGATAAGAAGAAGCGCGCTGGAAAGCTGCGTTTTGT of Candidatus Tumulicola sp. contains these proteins:
- a CDS encoding cupin domain-containing protein, with amino-acid sequence MMRNSPIAPATLQTVAIVGLCFALGAGAGTAPVSFQMLGITMTIAVTAAQTHGASVTLDTVVPPGGGPPAHIHTREDETYVITRGHFRFWHGTHVIDATPGTVVYLSRNEAHQFLNVGSTPGEMVMTVVPAGIERMFLTISDRGLTPPKDLAEIVRLGSEYGITYVAPLAAINSQ
- a CDS encoding nuclear transport factor 2 family protein, whose product is MTSQELIFRIYTAFNSRDVDATLALMSENVSWPKASEGGRVVGKRAIREYWARQWAEFNPHVDPLEVIDREDGTIEVKVHQSVKGLNGDILSDTEVRHVYTVADDLIERMDIEDANPIDGTSTAFSRS
- a CDS encoding type 1 glutamine amidotransferase domain-containing protein; the encoded protein is MTAQPLPLQNLRVAILVADGFEQVEMTQPREALQKAGAVTQLVSPSKGEVQSSQHEVPAEAFPVDVNVSDADPAQFDALLVPGGVGSPDKLRSDNKSMLFVHAFEVANKPIAAICHGPWVLVETDFLRGKRVTSWPSLRTDIRNAGGNWVDEAPVRDGLLVTARNPQDIPAFNKAIIELFTPQTAAAASATT
- a CDS encoding VOC family protein produces the protein MSEKIAPCLWFDGNAEDAAQFYAQTFPDSSVDAVNRAPSDYPSGKEGDVLTVEFTVLGMPFLGLNGGPHFRFSEAVSFQVYTDDQAETDRYWNAIVADGGAESECGWCKDRFGLSWQIVPRALLHALKSDDGAAAKRAMNAMMQMQKIDIAAIEAAAKG
- a CDS encoding class I SAM-dependent methyltransferase, encoding MNANKALWEKGDFTRIADTMRESGSAFVDGLGIKPGMKVLDLGCGDGTTALPAARLGADVLGVDIASNLVERGNARAKEAGLDNLRFQEGDACDLAGIPDASFDLVVSVFGAMFAPKPFDVAREMVRVTRPGGRIVMGNWIPNDPTLVAQILKTSAAFSPPPPEGFVSPMLWGVEANVVERFGAAGISPESITFERETFTFKTAGKPSDLVDLFQHYYGPTMNAFDAAEKAGRTDELRTQLVDLFERQNAGKGAVAIPATFLKVTVMRPNSSEV
- the aroC gene encoding chorismate synthase, which encodes MFSYLTAGESHGPGLVGILDGLPAHLRLDVERIDETLRRRQGGYGRGARMQIESDAVEFLAGIRGGETLGSPIAVLVRNRDYLNPSVRALMDPLTGSGPALTNPRPGHADFSGALKYRQRDLRNVLERASARETAMRVCLGAICAQFLEALGITTHSCVDLIGGVEAPSIDDWNQDDVDASEVRAPDVETAQRMMAAIDAAREAGDTLGGRFVIRVDGLTAGIGSNRQPNQRLDGVLAGALMGMQTARSVEIGLGAESARRSGSQAHDTFHLEGDAVGRGSNRAGGIEGGMSNGQPLVLRVSVKPIPTLRKALPSVNLHERAHAPAGVVRSDVCVVSAASLVGEAMVRLALTGPILEKYGGDSMDETLDNLRRSNEAAAALFAQPASKSASLE
- a CDS encoding shikimate kinase, translated to MKRHVALVGFMTSGKSSVGQRLARRLNCAFYDTDALVERSRGTIAEIFANEGEAAFRRYEMEALAKALQPKTPAVVSLGGGTLGAPENRDLLEEHAYRVFVRLSPRRAYERLRRSRVSRPLLGAAPTWESVEELYARRLPHYAAAEYIVDADDVATPRIVDIIVEWIRERKIAI
- a CDS encoding 3-dehydroquinate synthase family protein, whose product is MDSRAQDRDLTATVRNETLDYPVFIADDTESELRAFVRDRGDTVIVLCDAAVPVRAIATRVAVMLGRARVLPVTLGEAHKRWSTVERVLDALAEHGVERSNLIIGVGGGVAADLFGFAAATYLRGVAYAHVATSLVAMADAAVGGKTGVNLRAGKNLAGAFSDPVAVFCPIQALDTLPFRNLRDGLAEVLKCGVIAGGDLFDALENISPHPFWRWPWVECVAAAVAVKTSIVADDCRESGSRALLNLGHTFGHAFERASSYRISHGAGVALGLRAAGLLALRSGRFNERDHLRVLTLLALLGLPMQTRLAPEVVLAAMQSDKKKRAGKLRFVLPRAIGDVEYGVECTTAQVRAVLDRMRRPPEDEG